A part of Aegilops tauschii subsp. strangulata cultivar AL8/78 chromosome 2, Aet v6.0, whole genome shotgun sequence genomic DNA contains:
- the LOC109743676 gene encoding receptor-like protein kinase THESEUS 1, with product MAATTTTDAAAAGLVLLLILSHLAVAVEVAGDPLLLACGAPAAITLPDGRVFLPDSNVSISPPHASRATTTTASSPLYSTARVFSAEATYSLPVPRSPHRHLLLRLHFPQPAQFPVAAGDLELVSGARPASRATRGRHRYREYLLPHRGGGLLRLRVSPRPGSLALLSAVELFPAPDALLPLPLSPPEPFRLAQTFYRVNAGAARGEASLNDSFWRVWEGDAAYLLNPAAARSVSVDPASVRYPAGAAPPHAAPAAVYADAQEMADAGVGNQRFNLSWAFPVDPGFRYSVRLHLCDIVGRNSTDLVFDVYINGDAVLSSFDLSGKLGLFNAYFVDFIADAQPGSEKILLQLGPPRLSYSKPNAILNGVEIMKLGDREAVRVDTAQTSKAARKKKVAVITAGGAMLIAICIVGTVLLLRHRRRRKKQRRSLSRQPSSSIGLHTHTGISASKVSAARSHSRASSGPSLSIGQIRRATGDFDEGRVVGVGGFGKVYRGVLENGAAVAVKRGNPRSQQGLLEFRTEIEMLSRLRHRHLVSLIGYCHEDNEMALVYEFMAGGPLRSHLYGAPGALPPLSWKQRLEACVGAAKGLHYLHTGVSETIIHRDVKTTNILLDGNLSAKVSDFGLSMPAPAVDHDVGTATVKGSFGYLDPDYLRRQTLTDKSDVYSFGVVLLEVLCARPAVDPALPREQASLVDWAMQRQRLGELERVMDPRLAGGVGAASLRKFGETAEKCLAEYGADRPAMGDVLWSLECALRLQEAFLSSGGEGSSSIAYGGQGLPGSVRRVGGDGEDGADAGVATRVFSQILDPRGR from the coding sequence ATGGCCGCTACCACCAccaccgacgccgccgccgccggcctggtcctcctcctcatcctctcccaCCTTGCGGTGGCGGTGGAGGTCGCCGGCGACCCTCTCCTCCTCGCGTGCGGCGCGCCAGCCGCCATCACCCTCCCCGACGGCCGCGTCTTCCTCCCGGACTCCAATGTCTCCATCTCCCCTCCCCACGCCTcccgcgccaccaccaccacggcGTCCTCGCCGCTCTACTCCACGGCGCGCGTCTTCTCCGCCGAGGCCACCTACTCTCTCCCCGTCCCCCGCTCGCCccaccgccacctcctcctccgcctccacTTCCCCCAGCCCGCGCAGTTCCCCGTCGCCGCGGGCGACCTCGAGCTCGTCTCCGGCGCCCGTCCGGCCTCTCGTGCAACCAGAGGTCGCCACCGCTACCGCGAGTACCTGCTGCCGCACCGCGGCGGCGGCCTGCTGCGACTCCGCGTCTCGCCGCGCCCCGGCTCCCTCGCTCTCCTCAGCGCCGTCGAGCTCTTCCCGGCGCCGGACGCGCTGCTCCCGCTCCCGCTCAGCCCGCCGGAGCCTTTCCGGCTCGCCCAGACCTTCTACCGCGTCAATGCCGGCGCGGCGCGCGGGGAGGCCTCGCTCAACGACTCCTTCTGGAGGGTCTGGGAGGGCGACGCCGCCTACCTCCTCAACCCCGCGGCGGCGCGCTCCGTCTCCGTCGACCCGGCCAGCGTCCGCTACCCCGCGGGGGCCGCCCCGCCGCACGCCGCTCCGGCCGCCGTGTACGCGGACGCGCAGGAGATGGCCGACGCCGGCGTGGGcaaccagcggttcaacctgtcGTGGGCGTTCCCCGTCGACCCGGGCTTCCGCTACTCCGTCAGGCTGCACCTCTGCGACATCGTGGGCCGCAACTCCACCGACCTGGTCTTCGACGTCTACATCAACGGCGACGCCGTGCTCAGCTCCTTCGACCTGTCCGGCAAGCTCGGGCTGTTCAACGCCTACTTCGTGGATTTCATCGCCGACGCCCAGCCAGGGTCCGAGAAAATCTTGCTGCAGCTTGGGCCGCCTCGTCTGTCATACTCGAAGCCGAATGCCATCCTCAATGGCGTCGAGATCATGAAGCTCGGCGACCGGGAGGCGGTGCGCGTCGACACCGCTCAGACATCGAAGGCTGCACGCAAGAAGAAGGTTGCGGTTATCACCGCCGGCGGAGCAATGCTCATCGCCATCTGCATCGTGGGGACGGTGCTGCTCCTCAGGCACCGCCGGCGGAGGAAGAAACAACGGCGGTCCCTCAGCCGGCAGCCGTCCTCCTCCATAGGCCTGCACACGCACACCGGCATCTCGGCATCCAAGGTCTCAGCCGCCAGAAGCCACAGCCGCGCATCCTCGGGGCCGTCCCTCAGCATCGGCCAGATACGGCGGGCGACCGGCGACTTCGACGAGGGCCGGGTGGTCGGCGTCGGCGGGTTCGGCAAGGTGTACAGGGGGGTCCTGGAGAACGGCGCCGCGGTGGCCGTGAAGCGCGGGAATCCGCGGTCGCAGCAGGGCCTGCTGGAGTTCCGCACGGAGATCGAGATGCTGTCCAGGCTCCGGCACCGCCACCTGGTGTCCCTCATCGGGTACTGCCACGAGGACAACGAGATGGCGCTGGTCTACGAGTTCATGGCCGGCGGGCCGCTCCGGAGCCACCTGTACGGCGCGCCCGGGGCGCTCCCGCCGCTGTcgtggaagcagaggctggaggcCTGCGTCGGCGCGGCAAAGGGCCTGCACTACCTCCATACCGGCGTCTCCGAGACGATCATCCACCGGGACGTGAAGACCACCAACATCCTCCTCGACGGGAACCTCTCCGCCAAGGTCTCCGACTTCGGGCTGTCGATGCCGGCGCCGGCCGTCGACCACGACGTCGGCACCGCCACGGTGAAAGGCAGCTTCGGGTACCTGGACCCGGACTACTTGAGGCGGCAGACGCTGACGGACAAGTCGGACGTGTACTCCTTCGGCGTGGTGCTCCTGGAGGTGCTCTGCGCCAGGCCGGCCGTCGACCCGGCGCTGCCCCGCGAGCAGGCGAGCCTCGTGGACTGGGCAATGCAGCGGCAGAGGCTCGGTGAGCTGGAGAGGGTGATGGACCCCCGGCTCGCAGGCGGCGTCGGCGCCGCCTCGCTGCGCAAGTTCGGCGAGACGGCGGAAAAGTGCCTCGCGGAGTACGGCGCTGATCGGCCGGCGATGGGCGACGTGCTGTGGAGCCTGGAGTGCGCGCTCCGGCTGCAGGAGGCGTTCCTGAGCTCTGGCGGCGAGGGGAGCAGCAGCATTGCATACGGCGGGCAGGGGCTTCCGGGCAGTGTTCGTCGGGTGGGCGGCGATGGTGAAGATGGTGCGGATGCTGGGGTGGCGACAAGGGTCTTCTCACAGATACTGGATCCAAGAGGAAGGTAG